One Salvelinus namaycush isolate Seneca chromosome 4, SaNama_1.0, whole genome shotgun sequence genomic window carries:
- the LOC120045871 gene encoding synaptic vesicular amine transporter-like yields the protein MGRLDTLREFNLLSWMREERQSRKLTLVIVFIALLLDNMLLTVVVPIIPSYLYTVDDAAANMAKNHTTASPHTPSGTFQTIVSLYDNSVRVTSGGPMDSTPIPLDQTQAVSLSTSALTPHNSTEPDCPKADDQLLNENVKVGLLFASKATVQLITNPFIGPLTNRIGYQIPMFAGFCIMFLSTIMFAFSSSYTLLFLARSLQGVGSSCSSVAGMGMLASVYTDDEERGNAIGIALGGLAMGVLVGPPFGSVMYEFVGKTAPFLILAVLAVLDGALQLFILQPSKVEPESQKGSSLWSLIKDPYILIAAGSICFANMAIAMLEPALPIWMMETMCPRKWQLGVAFVPASISYLIGTNIFGVLAHKMGRWLCSLIGMVLVGVSILCVPFAKDIYGLILPNFGVGFAIGMVDSSMMPIMGYLVDLRHVSVYGTVYAIADVAFCMGFALGPSAGGAIAKSIGFPWLMTIIGVVDILFAPLCYFLRSPPGREEKMAILMDSNCSMKTRSYSTQGNTEYEEMETEYDEY from the exons ATGGGAAGATTAGACACTCTGAGAGAATTTAATTTATTGTCATGGATGAGAGAGGAAAGACAATCGAGGAAGTTGACCCTGGTCATCGTTTTCATCGCCTTGCTGCTGGATAATATGCTTCTAACGGTGGTCG TCCCCATCATTCCCAGCTACCTATACACAGTTGATGATGCAGCAGCCAACATGGCCAAGAATCACACCACGGCCTCCCCACACACCCCTTCTGGAACCTTCCAGACCATCGTGTCCCTCTATGACAACTCTGTCAGGGTAACCAGCGGGGGCCCAATGGACTCCACACCCATACCCTTGGATCAGACGCAGGCGGTCTCTCTTTCCACCTCGGCTCTCACACCCCACAACTCCACAGAGCCTGACTGCCCCAAAGCAGATGACCAGCTTCTCAATGAGAATGTGAAAGTGGGACTACTTTTTGCCTCCAAGGCCACCGTACAGCTCATCACCAACCCCTTTATTGGGCCTCTCACCAACCG AATAGGATACCAGATCCCCATGTTTGCCGGGTTCTGTATTATGTTCCTGTCAACCATTA TGTTCGCCTTCTCATCGAGCTACACTCTGCTGTTTCTGGCCAGATCCCTGCAGGGTGTgggctcctcctgctcctccgtGGCTG GGATGGGGATGCTTGCCAGTGTGTACACAGATGACGAGGAGAGGGGAAACGCCATCGGGATAGCCCTGGGTGGTCTGGCCATGGGCGTGCTGG TGGGCCCACCATTCGGCAGTGTCATGTATGAGTTTGTGGGGAAAACGGCACCTTTCCTCATTCTGGCTGTTCTGGCTGTGCTGGATGGAG CACTGCAACTGTTCATTCTCCAACCCTCAAAGGTGGAACCAGAG AGCCAGAAAGGGTCCTCACTTTGGAGCCTTATTAAAGATCCATACATACTCATTGCTGCAG gatccatttgttttgcaaacatgGCCATCGCAATGTTAGAGCCAGCGTTGCCTATTTGGATGATGGAGACCATGTGTCCAAGAAAATGGCAGCTAG GCGTTGCCTTTGTGCCAGCCAGCATCTCCTACCTTATTGGAACTAACATCTTTGGCGTCCTCGCGCACAAGatggggag ATGGCTGTGCTCTCTCATCGGGATGGTCCTCGTGGGGGTTAGCATCCTCTGT GTCCCTTTCGCTAAGGACATCTATGGACTGATACTTCCGAATTTTGGTGTTGGTTTTGCAATTG GCATGGTGGATTCCTCTATGATGCCAATCATGGGATATTTGGTGGACCTGAGACATGTGTCAGTCTATGGCACTGTGTACGCCATTGCTGATGTGGCTTTCTGTATGGGCTTTGCTTTAG GTCCGTCCGCTGGAGGCGCCATAGCGAAGAGCATTGGGTTCCCCTGGCTCATGACCATCATCGGCGTCGTGGACATCCTCTTCGCTCCCCTCTGCTACTTCCTCAGGAGTCCTCCTGGGAGGGAAGAGAAAATG GCCATCTTGATGGACTCTAACTGCTCGATGAAAACCCGATCATACTCAACACAGGGGAACACAGAGTAcgaagagatggagacagagtaCGATGAGTATTAA